The Oryza glaberrima chromosome 9, OglaRS2, whole genome shotgun sequence genome includes a window with the following:
- the LOC127784910 gene encoding ABC transporter G family member 1-like, translating into MASGQHQPTVPRWKPSPPRPQGREADDVDQPPPFDAVSDMSASVRSTDGFPFGSGRSSFAPPPFLPARQPSLEISAAENGGGGGGGVVAREPSLRRPDQGVVLAWEDLWVSAAGGKSGRVPILCGLNGYARPGEVLAIMGPSGCGKSTLLDALAGRLGSSVSQKGDILINGRRQALAFGTSAYVTQDDVLMNTLTVREAVRYSGQLQLPSGMSAAAKRERAEETLREMGLEGAADTRIGGWAHKGISGGQRRRVSICMEILTRPALLFLDEPTSGLDSAASYHVVSRIARMARREGMTVVAAVHQPSTEVFGLFHGLCLLAYGKTVFFGPAADTAQFFALSGFPCPSLMNPSDHFLRTINKDFDKDIEEGMDGKKMTTAQAIDTLVNSYKSSVHLEKVTHHIQDIRATGGAVVKKEERPSFLTQTWVLTKRSFVNMYRDLGYYWLRFAIYIALCLCVGTIYYNIGHSYGSIQARGSMLMFVAAFLTFMAIGGFPSFVEDMKIFGRERLNGHYGVGSFVIANTLSATPYLALISVAPGAIGYYLTGLQSSIDHFAYFAVVLFTTMMVVEGLMMIVASAVPDFLMGIITGAGIQGVMMLNGGFFRLPDDLPKPVWKYPMYYIAFHKYANQGFYKNEFLGLTFPNNQAGGAATITGHEILRDYWQVQLGYSKWVDLAILGGMVVLYRVLFFVIVKLIEKMKPMVQRLRFRSDAPSVHIAENGSAGSL; encoded by the exons ATGGCGTCCGGGCAGCACCAACCCACCGTGCCGAGGTGGAAGCCgagcccgccgcggccgcaggGCCGCGAGGCCGACGACGTGgaccagccgccgccgttcgACGCCGTCTCTGACATGAGCGCCTCCGTGCGCAGCACCGACGGCTTCCCCTTCGGCAGCGGCCGCTCctcgttcgcgccgccgccgttcctgcCGGCGCGGCAGCCGTCGCTGGAGATCAGCGCGGcggagaacggcggcggcggcggcggcggcgtcgtcgcccgCGAGCCGTCGTTGCGCCGGCCGGACCAGGGCGTCGTCCTCGCGTGGGAGGACCTGTGGgtgtccgccgccggcgggaagAGCGGCCGTGTCCCCATCCTCTGCGGCCTCAACGGCTACGCGCGCCCCGGCGAGGTGCTCGCCATCATGGGGCCCTCCGGCTGCGGCAAGTCCACACTTCTTGATGCGTTGGCAG GAAGGTTAGGTTCCAGCGTGAGCCAGAAGGGAGACATCCTGATCAATGGCCGGAGGCAAGCGCTGGCGTTCGGCACGTCG GCGTACGTGACGCAGGACGACGTGCTGATGAACACGCTGACGGTGCGGGAGGCGGTGCGGTACTCGGGGCAGCTGCAGCTGCCGAGCGGGatgagcgcggcggcgaagcgggagCGGGCGGAGGAGACGCTGCGGGAGATGGGGCTGGAGGGCGCGGCGGACACGCGGATCGGCGGGTGGGCGCACAAGGGGATcagcggcgggcagcggcggcgggtgagcATCTGCATGGAGATCCTCACGCGGCCGGCGCTGCTGTTCCTCGACGAGCCCACCAGCGGCCTCGACAGCGCCGCGTCGTACCACGTCGTCAGCCGCATCGCCCGCATGGCGCGCCGCGAGGGCAtgaccgtcgtcgccgccgtgcaccaGCCCAGCACCGAGGTGTTCGGCCTCTTCCATGGCCTCTGCCTCCTCGCCTACGGCAAGACCGTCTTCTtcggccccgccgccgacaccgcccaG TTTTTTGCTTTGAGCGGGTTCCCTTGTCCATCATTGATGAACCCTTCAGACCACTTCCTGAGGACTATAAACAAGGACTTTGACAAG GACATCGAGGAAGGCATGGACGGGAAGAAGATGACGACTGCTCAAGCAATCGACACGCTTGTCAACTCCTACAAATCCTCCGTCCACTTGGAGAAAGTGACGCATCACATCCAAGACATACGCGCCACC ggaGGGGCAGTGGTGAAGAAGGAGGAGAGACCGAGCTTTCTGACGCAGACCTGGGTGCTCACGAAGAGGTCGTTCGTGAACATGTACAGGGACCTGGGCTATTACTGGCTGCGTTTCGCCATTTACATCGCACTGTGCCTCTGCGTCGGCACCATTTACTACAACATCGGCCACAGCTACGGATCCATCCAG GCTCGTGGCTCCATGCTCATGTTCGTCGCTGCCTTCCTCACCTTCATGGCCATCGGTGGCTTCCCATCTTTCGTCGAGGACATGAAG ATATTTGGGAGGGAGAGGCTGAACGGGCACTACGGCGTGGGGTCATTCGTGATCGCGAACACGCTGTCGGCGACGCCGTACCTGGCGCTCATCTCGGTGGCGCCGGGCGCGATCGGCTACTACCTCACCGGGCTCCAGAGCAGCATCGACCACTTCGCCTACTTCGCGGTGGTGCTCTTCACGACCATGATGGTGGTGGAGGGGCTGATGATGATCGTGGCCAGCGCCGTGCCGGACTTCCTCATGGGCATCATCACCGGCGCCGGCATCCAGGGCGTCATGATGCTCAACGGCGGCTTCTTCCGCCTCCCCGACGACCTGCCCAAGCCGGTGTGGAAGTACCCCATGTACTACATCGCGTTCCACAAGTACGCCAACCAGGGGTTCTACAAGAACGAGTTCTTGGGGCTCACCTTCCCCAACAAccaggccggcggcgccgccaccatcaccggCCACGAGATCCTGCGAGACTACTGGCAGGTGCAGCTGGGGTACAGCAAGTGGGTCGACCTCGCCATCCTCGGTGGGATGGTGGTGCTGTACAGGGTGCTCTTCTTCGTCATCGTCAAGCTCATCGAGAAGATGAAGCCCATGGTGCAGAGGCTCAGGTTCAGGAGCGACGCGCCGTCGGTGCACATCGCCGAGAATGGCTCGGCAGGAAGCCTTTGA